The proteins below are encoded in one region of Neisseria macacae ATCC 33926:
- the tdfF gene encoding TonB-dependent iron piracy receptor TdfF codes for MTRFKYSLLFAALLPVYAQADVSVSDDPKPQESTELPTITVTADRTASSNDGYTVSGTHTPLGLPMTLREIPQSVSVITSQQMRDQNIKTLDHALLQATGTSRQIYGSDRAGYNYLFARGSRIANYQINGIPVADALADTGNANTAAYERVEVVRGVAGLLDGTGEPSATVNLVRKRPTRKPLFEVRAEAGNRKHFGLGADVSGSLNAEGTLRGRLVSTFGRGDSWRQRERSRDAELYGILEYDIAPQTRVHAGMDYQQAKETADAPLSYAVYDSQGYATAFGPKDNPATNWSNSRHRALNLFAGIEHRFNQDWKLKAEYDYTRSRFRQPYGVAGVLSIDHSTAATDLIPGYWHADPRTHSASVSLTGKYRLFGREHDLIAGINGYKYASNKYGERSIIPNAIPNAYEFSRTGAYPQPSSFAQTIPQYGTRRQIGGYLATRFRAADNLSLILGGRYTRYRTGGSYDSHTGGTPTIRTNRFTPYTGIVFDLTDNLSLYGSYSSLFVPQSQKDEHGSYLKPVTGNNLEAGIKGEWLEGRLNASAAVYRARKNNLATAAGRDPSGNTYYRAANQAKTHGWEIEVGGRITPEWQIQAGYSQSKTRDQDGSRLNPDSVPERSFKLFTAYHFTPEAPSGWTIGAGVRWQSETHTDPATLRIPNPAAKVRAAANSRQKAYAVADIMARYRFNPHAELSLNVDNLFNKHYRTQPDRHSYGALRTVNAAFTYRFK; via the coding sequence ATGACACGCTTCAAATATTCCCTGCTGTTTGCCGCCCTGCTGCCCGTGTACGCGCAGGCCGATGTTTCTGTTTCAGACGACCCCAAACCGCAGGAAAGCACCGAATTGCCGACCATCACCGTTACCGCCGACCGCACCGCGAGTTCCAACGACGGCTACACCGTTTCCGGCACGCACACCCCGCTCGGGCTGCCCATGACCCTGCGCGAAATCCCGCAGAGCGTCAGCGTCATCACATCGCAACAAATGCGCGACCAAAACATCAAAACGCTCGACCACGCCCTATTGCAGGCGACCGGTACCAGCCGCCAGATTTACGGCTCCGACCGCGCGGGCTACAACTACCTGTTCGCGCGCGGCAGCCGCATCGCCAACTACCAAATCAACGGCATCCCCGTTGCCGACGCGCTGGCCGATACGGGCAATGCCAACACCGCCGCCTATGAGCGCGTGGAAGTCGTGCGCGGCGTGGCAGGGCTGCTGGACGGCACGGGCGAGCCTTCCGCCACCGTCAATCTGGTGCGCAAACGCCCGACCCGCAAGCCATTGTTTGAAGTCCGCGCCGAAGCGGGCAACCGCAAACATTTCGGGCTGGGCGCGGACGTATCGGGCAGCCTGAACGCCGAAGGCACGCTGCGCGGCCGCCTGGTTTCCACCTTCGGACGCGGCGACTCGTGGCGGCAGCGCGAACGCAGCCGCGATGCCGAACTCTACGGCATTTTGGAATACGACATCGCACCGCAAACCCGCGTCCACGCAGGCATGGACTACCAGCAGGCGAAAGAAACCGCCGACGCGCCGCTCAGCTACGCCGTGTATGACAGCCAAGGTTATGCCACCGCCTTCGGTCCGAAAGACAACCCCGCCACAAATTGGTCGAACAGCCGCCACCGTGCGCTCAACCTGTTCGCCGGCATCGAACACCGCTTCAACCAAGACTGGAAACTCAAAGCCGAATACGACTACACCCGCAGCCGCTTCCGCCAGCCCTACGGCGTGGCAGGCGTGCTTTCCATCGACCACAGCACCGCCGCCACCGACCTGATTCCCGGTTATTGGCACGCCGACCCGCGCACCCACAGCGCCAGCGTGTCATTGACCGGCAAATACCGCCTGTTCGGCCGCGAACACGATTTAATCGCGGGTATCAACGGCTACAAATACGCCAGCAACAAATACGGCGAACGCAGCATCATCCCCAACGCCATCCCCAACGCCTACGAATTTTCCCGCACGGGCGCCTACCCGCAGCCATCATCGTTTGCCCAAACCATCCCGCAATACGGCACCAGGCGGCAAATCGGCGGCTATCTCGCCACCCGCTTCCGCGCCGCCGACAACCTTTCGCTGATTTTGGGCGGACGATACACCCGTTACCGCACCGGCGGCAGCTACGACAGCCATACCGGCGGCACGCCCACCATCCGCACCAACCGTTTCACCCCCTACACAGGCATCGTGTTCGACCTGACCGACAATCTGTCGCTTTACGGCTCGTACAGCAGCCTGTTCGTCCCACAATCGCAAAAAGACGAACACGGCAGCTACCTGAAACCCGTAACCGGCAACAATCTGGAAGCCGGCATCAAAGGCGAATGGCTTGAAGGCCGTCTGAACGCATCCGCCGCCGTGTACCGCGCCCGTAAAAACAACCTCGCCACCGCAGCGGGACGCGACCCGAGCGGCAACACCTACTACCGCGCCGCCAACCAAGCCAAAACCCACGGCTGGGAAATTGAAGTCGGCGGCCGCATCACGCCCGAATGGCAGATACAGGCAGGCTACAGCCAAAGCAAAACCCGCGACCAAGATGGCAGCCGCCTGAACCCCGACAGCGTGCCCGAACGCAGCTTCAAACTCTTCACCGCCTACCACTTCACCCCCGAAGCCCCCAGCGGCTGGACCATCGGCGCAGGCGTGCGCTGGCAGAGCGAAACCCACACCGACCCTGCCACGCTCCGCATCCCCAATCCCGCCGCCAAAGTCCGCGCCGCCGCCAACAGCCGCCAAAAAGCCTACGCCGTCGCTGACATCATGGCGCGTTACCGCTTCAATCCGCATGCCGAACTGTCGCTGAACGTGGACAACCTGTTCAACAAACACTACCGCACCCAGCCCGACCGCCACAGCTACGGCGCACTGCGGACAGTGAACGCAGCGTTTACCTATCGGTTTAAATAA
- a CDS encoding siderophore ABC transporter substrate-binding protein — translation MKPSFCLAACAVLLSACSPEPAAEKTVSAASQATSATTLTVPTARGDAVVPKNPERVAVYDWAALDTLTELGVNVGATTAPVRVDYLQPAFDKAATVGTLFEPDYEALHRYNPQLVITGGPGAEAYEQLAKNATTIDLTVDNGNIRTSGEKQMETLARIFGKEARAAELKAQIDALFAQTREAAKGKGRGLVLSVTGNKVSAFGTQSRLASWIHGDIGLPPVDESLRNEGHGQPVSFEYIKEKNPDWIFIIDRTAAIGQEGPAAVEVLDNALVRGTNAWKRKQIIVMPAANYIVAGGARQLIQAAEQLKAAFEKAEPVAAGKE, via the coding sequence GTGAAACCGAGTTTTTGCCTTGCAGCCTGCGCCGTGCTGCTGTCCGCCTGTTCGCCCGAACCTGCCGCCGAAAAAACTGTATCCGCCGCATCCCAAGCCACATCTGCCACCACACTGACCGTGCCGACCGCGCGGGGCGATGCCGTTGTGCCGAAGAATCCCGAACGCGTCGCCGTGTACGACTGGGCGGCATTGGATACGCTGACCGAATTGGGCGTGAACGTGGGCGCAACCACCGCGCCGGTGCGCGTGGATTATTTGCAGCCTGCATTTGACAAGGCGGCAACGGTGGGGACGCTGTTTGAGCCTGATTACGAAGCCCTGCACCGCTACAATCCGCAGCTTGTCATTACCGGCGGGCCGGGCGCGGAAGCGTATGAACAGTTGGCGAAAAACGCGACCACCATAGACCTGACGGTGGACAACGGCAATATCCGCACCAGCGGCGAGAAGCAGATGGAAACCCTGGCGCGGATTTTCGGCAAAGAAGCGCGCGCGGCGGAATTGAAGGCGCAGATTGACGCGCTGTTCGCCCAAACGCGCGAAGCCGCCAAAGGCAAAGGGCGCGGGCTGGTGCTGTCGGTTACGGGCAACAAGGTGTCCGCCTTCGGCACACAGTCGCGGTTGGCAAGCTGGATACACGGCGACATCGGCCTGCCGCCCGTGGATGAATCTTTACGCAACGAGGGGCACGGACAGCCTGTTTCCTTCGAATACATCAAAGAGAAAAACCCCGACTGGATTTTCATCATCGACCGTACCGCCGCCATCGGACAGGAAGGGCCGGCGGCTGTCGAAGTGTTGGATAACGCGCTGGTACGCGGCACGAACGCTTGGAAGCGCAAGCAAATCATCGTCATGCCTGCCGCGAACTACATTGTCGCGGGCGGCGCGCGGCAGTTGATTCAGGCGGCGGAGCAGTTGAAGGCGGCGTTTGAAAAGGCCGAACCCGTTGCAGCGGGGAAAGAATAG
- a CDS encoding cupin domain-containing protein, with the protein MQNETINLKQCLAAIKEYWQPEIINRHGFQFRLVKLLGDYGWHTHGYSDKVLFAVEGDMAVDFADGGSMTIREGEMAVVPKLVSHRPRSENGCSVVLIELPDPSEAV; encoded by the coding sequence ATGCAAAACGAAACCATCAACCTGAAACAGTGCCTTGCCGCCATCAAAGAATACTGGCAGCCCGAAATCATCAACCGCCACGGGTTCCAATTCCGCCTGGTCAAACTTTTGGGCGATTACGGCTGGCATACGCACGGATACAGCGACAAAGTGCTGTTTGCTGTGGAGGGCGACATGGCGGTGGACTTCGCCGACGGCGGCAGCATGACGATACGCGAAGGCGAGATGGCGGTCGTGCCAAAGTTGGTGTCGCACCGCCCGCGTTCGGAAAACGGCTGCTCGGTGGTGCTGATTGAGCTGCCCGACCCGTCCGAGGCCGTCTGA